A genomic stretch from Acidobacteriota bacterium includes:
- the tnpA gene encoding IS200/IS605 family transposase yields MSTYTQIYYHLVFSTKGREPVLLKERREALYRFIWGIVKNLHGHLYRVGGTEDHLHIFSDLHPSVRLADYVKTIKLGSADWIRKERVFPRFGHWQEGYGAFTLGPDGKDALIEYIKDQEAHHRIHSFLDEYRKFLTVAGVEFEESYLQ; encoded by the coding sequence ATGTCCACTTACACCCAGATTTACTACCACCTCGTCTTTTCAACCAAAGGCCGTGAACCGGTCCTTCTCAAGGAGAGAAGAGAAGCGTTGTACCGCTTCATCTGGGGTATCGTCAAGAACCTCCATGGCCATCTGTACCGAGTGGGCGGAACGGAAGACCACCTCCACATTTTCAGCGATCTTCACCCCTCCGTTCGCCTTGCCGATTACGTGAAGACCATCAAGCTGGGGTCCGCTGACTGGATCCGGAAGGAGAGGGTCTTTCCCCGCTTCGGTCACTGGCAGGAAGGTTACGGCGCCTTCACCCTGGGCCCGGATGGAAAGGACGCGCTCATCGAGTACATCAAGGACCAGGAGGCGCATCACCGGATCCATTCCTTCCTGGACGAGTACCGGAAGTTCCTGACCGTGGCGGGAGTGGAATTCGAGGAGAGCTATCTCCAGTGA